CAAGCTTATTGTGCTGCCGTGAAAGATGCCGGAACCGATGGCATCGTGGTTGGAGGTGGTTCTTTATTCACTGTAGGCGAAATCTTAAAAGCTCATTTGGCAGATGCATAAACAGATAGAGTATTATCTTTCGCATCTTATCCCATTGCTCTCGCAGAAAGGTGTGGAAGTGTATATAAAACAAGAAATTGCTTGGGGTGTGCAATTAAAAGTAACTCGCAATTCAGATCGAGCAACGATCAACCTTTATTATAGTGAAAAACGCGGTCTCAGCCAAGTGATTAGTGCGCCCAAACAAAGCGGACTAAAAGCAGAATTAGAGCTTTTACTGCTAGGCGAAAAGAAAGTTAATGAGCCTACTGGATTTCACACGTGGCAGCGCTGGATTGGTAGCGATGAATGTGGCAAGGGAGATTACTTTGGACCTCTGGTGGCTTGTGCTTTCTATGTGGAAGCCCATCAAGTGGAAGAGCTTAAAGCTCTTGGCGTACAGGATAGTAAGCTTATAGGCGATATTCGCATTGTGCAAGTAGCTAAAAGCCTCTACCTCAAATATCCTTTTCAGGCATCCTGCATTGTGCTTAAACCAACACGTTACAATGAATTGATTTACGATTTCAAGCAACAAGGACAGAATCTGAACGATCTTCTAAGCTGGCTTCACGAAAAAGTTATTCTGGAGCTGTTTGCTAAACAGAGTAGTGCAGAAGGAGTAATTGTAGATCAATTTACCCGAGCCCACAAGGTTAAAAACCGCCTTTACAAACGTAACCCCGCCCTATCGGTTATGGAACAGACCCATGCAGAGCGAGATATAGCTGTAGCAGCGGCATCAATTCTTGCCCGCTATCAGTTTCTAGAGGCAATAAGTGCCCTCAATCGCAAGTATAAGTTCGTTTTCCCTAAGGGTGCGGGTTCCTCAGTCATTAAAGCTGGACAGAACTTCATAAAAGAACATGGCGAAAAACACCTATGCAATGTAGCCAAACTCCATTTTAAAACAAGCCAGAGTGTAAATGGCAGCCGTAGCCCCGATATTCCTCAAGACGCATCTTCCCAACAAAAATCTACAAGCTAGAAGTTTTTTCGCTTTAAACGCTGGTATGGGTTTAGAGATTATGCATATTTTTTAATATTAAGGGCTTAACAGACATCATGATAGAAGAAAGTTCTTGACAGATTTTCTGTTATTGTTATCTTGCAAAATACACGTAGCACAGCAATCCCACAGCCTCCAGGCACTTTAGTTACGGCTTTTCAAAAACACAAGGCACAGTGAAGCCTCCTCTTAATTTGGGTTTTACCCGCCTGTAAAATTATTTTATCAATGGCATTTATGCCAATCTTGGAGATTTATTTATGATCAAAGAAGTAGGACGTCTGAATATTGACGACTATAAACTACTAGACGCCCAAGTAGAAAAGATATTTCGCAATTTAGACAAAGGCAAAGATGCCCTTGTTATCAAACAAATCGACGAACTTGGAAACACAGCAAATTACTTCGTGCGTGAAGAATTGGGCAAACGCCTGGCAACATACACGGGAACCGGAAATTTAGACCAAATCTGTGGAGACCTATTAGGTGATTTTATTTATGGGTTACGGGCAACCGGGCTATTCTATTTTTATTACAAATATCAGGACAACCCGGAGCGCATTATCGCCACATTAGATAAAACCTTCGAATCTGTCCCCTGGGAAAGTGAAACTATCTGTTTTGAATTATGGAAACGATTTCCCGAAGCAATGCGAGAGTATATGCCTCTTTGGGCAGAAAGCGATAACGAAAAAAAACGCGCAATGAGTATGCACGGGATGGAAAACATCGCTGCCAAAAACCCTCAATTTGTACTAGCGTTTCTTTCTAGATTGCTGGATGATAATAGCGAAGAAGTGCAAAAGAAAATCTCACACATTCTTACCCAAGTAGGCAGAGTTCGCCCTATTCAAACCTACACAAACGTCCGGCGCTGGCTATTAGACGCAGATGATACCCGTTTCAACACTATTTGGCAAACCCTCAAAAAACTTGCCAATATCCACACCCAAAAAAGCAAAAAAGATCAAGGTAACGACTTTTTAAGCATTTCTCAACGCACTATCGCCAGTTGGAAGAAAGATTCAAATGCAAATGTCCAAAACATGGGCAACAAACTCGGCTCCGTGATTCATATGCGTAGAAAGGCAAATGCCCGCTGATTTCAATAAACTAAGCATCATTTTAGTAGAGCCAATTTATGCCGGAAATGTGGGTGCTATCGCTCGCATTATGAATAACTTTTGCTTTAGCGATCTGCGCATTGTAGGCTCTGTACCCCAAAAAAACGATTTCTATCTGGCGATGCACTCGGAGCACCTTTTGGAGAAAGCCGCCATATTTTCCTCTTTGGCAGATGCAATTAAAGATCTGGATAGAGTTATTGCCTTTTCCCGCCGCTTGGGCAAAAATAAACCCATAGATTTTTCTCCTATGCAAATGGCAAATTACGTGCACAGCTTGCCTAAGCTTAAAATCGGTTTAGTTTTCGGGCGCGAAACATTTGGGCTTACCAATGATGAAGCCGATTTGTGTCCCCTGCGATGCCACTTTCG
The sequence above is a segment of the Candidatus Cloacimonadota bacterium genome. Coding sequences within it:
- a CDS encoding DNA alkylation repair protein, yielding MIKEVGRLNIDDYKLLDAQVEKIFRNLDKGKDALVIKQIDELGNTANYFVREELGKRLATYTGTGNLDQICGDLLGDFIYGLRATGLFYFYYKYQDNPERIIATLDKTFESVPWESETICFELWKRFPEAMREYMPLWAESDNEKKRAMSMHGMENIAAKNPQFVLAFLSRLLDDNSEEVQKKISHILTQVGRVRPIQTYTNVRRWLLDADDTRFNTIWQTLKKLANIHTQKSKKDQGNDFLSISQRTIASWKKDSNANVQNMGNKLGSVIHMRRKANAR
- a CDS encoding tRNA methyltransferase, whose translation is MPADFNKLSIILVEPIYAGNVGAIARIMNNFCFSDLRIVGSVPQKNDFYLAMHSEHLLEKAAIFSSLADAIKDLDRVIAFSRRLGKNKPIDFSPMQMANYVHSLPKLKIGLVFGRETFGLTNDEADLCPLRCHFRANKDFPSINLAQAVALAIYEINSFDQRLDEEQGTKIVDAVSGEELSKIYRYMMDVLDNIGYFSSHETTNWDAFFKKMLAQLNPNQEMIYRMRQIFNRIHVLVTGKGKGYN
- the rnhC gene encoding ribonuclease HIII, yielding MHKQIEYYLSHLIPLLSQKGVEVYIKQEIAWGVQLKVTRNSDRATINLYYSEKRGLSQVISAPKQSGLKAELELLLLGEKKVNEPTGFHTWQRWIGSDECGKGDYFGPLVACAFYVEAHQVEELKALGVQDSKLIGDIRIVQVAKSLYLKYPFQASCIVLKPTRYNELIYDFKQQGQNLNDLLSWLHEKVILELFAKQSSAEGVIVDQFTRAHKVKNRLYKRNPALSVMEQTHAERDIAVAAASILARYQFLEAISALNRKYKFVFPKGAGSSVIKAGQNFIKEHGEKHLCNVAKLHFKTSQSVNGSRSPDIPQDASSQQKSTS